A genomic segment from Nicotiana tabacum cultivar K326 chromosome 9, ASM71507v2, whole genome shotgun sequence encodes:
- the LOC142164086 gene encoding uncharacterized protein LOC142164086 — protein MAGTVTLLSSTYACEWIIDSGASHHITPCKELLDKLRSLEKQQDMSKLTKELLCKVIFFPNFGVFQGLYNGKVMGIGRESSGLYILHREFKPTIGAAVAGGVDEAELWHLRLGHPSTVAMQHIPSLKNKVNNTVQENCSVCPIAKQISLPRGDKLAPSTRRTVLMGYYEVQKGYRLFDLDSKTFFVSRDVSFREGILLFRAMQVENEEDVLFMPINDITPPLDHPPTMHHGNNSATTVEETTEPHITDDHETNTTDNASASQHNMQPANSYNSVQGSEPTAEEPDTSLKGAESAPAKPNATKPIAENGRGKKVTKQPIWLKYYVTSKDKAPNCLYSITNYVEYDHLSIGYQEYLIMFSAPTEPKTFKKAFQDQRWIEAM, from the exons ATGGCAGGTACTGTTACGTTGTTATCTAGTACCTATGCCTGTGAGTGGATAATTGATTCTGGAGCATCTCATCATATTACACCATGCAAGGAACTATTAGATAAACTAAGAAGCTTAGAAAAACAACAAGACA TGTCAAAGTTAACCAAGGAGCTGTTGTGTAAAGTCATATTTTTCCCTAACTTCGGTGTGTTTCAGGGACTTTACAATGGCAAGGTAATGGGGATTGGTAGAGAAAGTAGTGGTCTTTACATTCTACATAGAGAGTTTAAGCCCACAATAGGAGCAGCAGTAGCTGGAGGAGTGGATGAAGCAGAGTTATGGCATCTACGACTGGGGCATCCATCAACAGTTGCAATGCAACATATTCCTAGCTTAAAGAATAAGGTCAATAATACAGTACAGGAGAACTGTTCAGTGTGCCCAATAGCAAAGCAAATCAG CCTGCCCAGGGGTGATAAACTGGCCCCAAGTACAAGAAGGACAGTACTGATGGGGTACTATGAAGTTCAAAAGGGATATAGACTGTTTGATCTGGATTCCAAGACTTTCTTTGTTAGCAGGGATGTAAGCTTCAGAGAAGGGATTCTTCTTTTTAGAGCCATGCAAGTTGAAAATGAGGAGGATGTTTTGTTCATGCCAATCAATGATATAACACCACCACTAGATCACCCTCCTACAATGCATCATGGCAATAATAGTGCCACAACAGTAGAAGAGACAACAGAACCTCACATCACTGATGATCATGAGACAAATACAACAGACAATGCATCTGCTTCTCAACATAATATGCAACCTGCAAATTCTTATAATTCAGTGCAAGGATCTGAACCAACAGCAGAAGAACCTGATACTTCATTAAAAGGAGCTGAATCAGCACCAGCAAAGCCTAATGCTACTAAGCCAATTGCAGAAAATGGTAGAGGCAAAAAAGTTACCAAGCAACCAATATGGCTTAAATACTATGTGACCTCTAAGGACAAGGCTCCTAATTGCTTATACTCCATTACTAACTATGTGGAGTATGATCACTTGTCCATTGGTTATCAAGAATATCTAATTATGTTCTCAGCACCCACAGAGCCCAAGACCTTTAAGAAAGCATTTCAAGATCAGAGATGGATTGAAGCGATGTAG